Proteins encoded in a region of the Podarcis muralis chromosome 2, rPodMur119.hap1.1, whole genome shotgun sequence genome:
- the LOC114586186 gene encoding retinol dehydrogenase 16-like, giving the protein MWLYVAALLGLYFLFRRYREQQILGNLTEKYVFITGCDSGFGNLLARKLDARGIRVLAACLTQPGAEKLKEATSERLQTTLLDVTQTESVARAAKWAKGIVGDKGLWGLVNNAGISVPTAPNEWLTKEDFKKIIDINLLGVVDVTIHMLPLIRRAKGRIVNVASIMGRISLFGGGYCPSKYGVEAFSDSLRLELDAFGVKVCIIEPGYFRTAITNEKILSDNFNSLWKQVPEETKKAYGEPYLNHMLDSTIKMQKDCNPNLSLVTDCMEHALTSVYPRTRYSAGWDAKLFFIPMSYMPTWLPHWIMTRSYPKPAQSF; this is encoded by the exons ATGTGGCTCTATGTGGCGGCTCTGCTGGGTCTTTATTTCCTGTTCCGACGGTACCGTGAGCAGCAAATCTTGGGCAACCTGACGGAGAAGTATGTTTTCATCACTGGCTGCGATTCCGGGTTTGGAAACTTGTTGGCCAGGAAACTGGATGCTCGGGGAATCCGTGTCCTGGCAGCTTGCCTCACGCAGCCGGGGGCAGAAAAGCTGAAAGAAGCCACATCGGAACGGCTGCAGACCACCCTCTTGGACGTGACCCAAACGGAAAGCGTGGCCCGAGCAGCAAAGTGGGCAAAAGGCATTGTGGGAGACAAAG GCCTTTGGGGATTGGTGAACAATGCTGGCATTTCAGTCCCAACTGCCCCCAATGAGTGGCTGACCAAGgaggacttcaagaagatcataGACATAAACTTGCTTGGTGTGGTTGATGTAACCATACACATGTTACCTTTGATAAGAAGAGCCAAAGGGAGGATTGTCAATGTTGCCAGCATAATGGGGAGGATATCCCTGTTCGGTGGTGGCTACTGTCCATCAAAATACGGGGTGGAGGCTTTCTCTGACAGCCTCAG GCTCGAGCTTGACGCCTTTGGAGTAAAGGTCTGTATAATAGAACCAGGCTACTTTCGAACGGCTATCACAAATGAGAAGATATTGTCAGACAACTTCAATAGCCTCTGGAAGCAGGTCCCAGAGGAGACCAAGAAAGCATATGGGGAGCCTTACTTAAATCATA TGCTTGATTCAACCATTAAGATGCAAAAAGACTGCAATCCCAACCTCTCTCTGGTTACCGACTGCATGGAGCACGCTCTGACATCTGTGTACCCCCGTACTCGCTATTCAGCCGGCTGGGATGCCAAGCTGTTTTTTATCCCTATGAGCTACATGCCAACATGGCTGCCACACTGGATAATGACCCGCTCTTACCCCAAACCAGCACAGAGCTTTTAG